The Erwinia sorbitola nucleotide sequence GGTTACCACATTTCGGGCAGGTAAAACCTTTGCTGGTGCAGTCAAACTCACCGGTATAGCCGCACTCATAGCACTCGTCGATCGGCGTATTGGTTCCGTAATAGGGCACACGGCTGTAGCTGTAATCCCATACGTCTTCCAGCGCCTTAAGGTTGTGCTGAATATTGGGATACTCGCCGTAACAGATAAAGCCCCCGTTCGCTAACGGTGGATAACCGGCTTCAAAATCGATTTTGTCGTACGGATTGACCTTCTTCTCAACGTCAAGATGGAAGCTGTTGGTGTAGTAGCCTTTGTCGGTGACGCCCGGCACCACGCCGAATTCGGCGGCATCAAGGCGGCAGAAGCGATCGCACAGGTTCTCGCTCGGGGTGCTGTAGAGACTGAAACCGTAGTCGGTTTCCTCTTTCCATGCATCCACTGCGGCGCGCAGGCGGGCGACAATCTCCAGCCCTTTGGCGCGCAGCTGTTCATCATCGTAAGGATGCACGCTGCCGCCGCTCAGGGCATTCAGCGTCTCATGAACGCCAATATAGCCCAGGGAGATTGATGCTCTGCCGTGGCGGAAGATAGATGCTACCGAGTCGTCAGCCTTCAGGCGCACCCCACAGGCACCCTCCATATAAAGGATAGGCGCAACGCGGGCTTTAACATTCTCCAGCCGGGCGATACGCGTCATCAGAGCTTTTTTCGCCAGCAGCAACCGCTGGTCGAGCAGCGTCCAGAAGCGTTCTTCATTGCCCTTCGCCTCCAGCGCAATACGCGGCAGGTTAAGGCTTATCACGCCAATATTATTACGTCCTTCATGGATCTGCTTACCGTTCTCCTCATACACGCCGAGGAAGCTGCGACAGCCCATTGGCGTTTTAAACGATCCAGTGACTTTTACCACCTGGTCGTAATTGAGGATATCCGGATACATACGCTTGCTTGCACACTCCAGCGCCAGCTGTTTGATATCGTAGTTCGGCTGGCCAGCGGAGCGGTTCAGACCTTCTTTAATGGCAAAGACCAGTTTCGGGAATACCGCCGTTTTATGATTTTTCCCCAGCCCGGCAATACGGTTACGCAGAATGGACTGCTGAACCAGGCGTGCTGCCCAGCTGGTGCCAAGGCCAAAGCCAAAGGTGACAAACGGCGTCTGACCGTTAGCGGTATGCAGCGTATTCACTTCATACTCCAGCGACTGGAAGGCGTCGTAGCACTCTTTTTCTGTGCGTGAAAGCGCATAAGCCTCTACATCTGCGACCTGCCACTGCTGTGCGGTGGCACGATGTTTTACCAGGCTGGCTTCCACAAAGGGTGCCAGCACCTCATCGATGCGGTTAATCGTGGTACCGCCGTAAATATGGCTGGCTACCTGGGCGATGATCTGTGCAGTGACGGCGGTCGCGGTAGAGATCGACTTTGGTGGTTCAATCTCGGCGTTACCCATCTTAAAACCATGGGTGAGCATGCCGCGCAGGTCGATCAGCATACAGTTAAACATCGGGAAGAACGGCGAGTAGTCGAGATCGTGATAGTGAATTTCGCCGCGTTCGTGGGCGCTGACCACATCGCGTGGCAGCATATGCTGACGGGCATAGTGTTTGGCAACAATACCGGCCAACAGATCGCGTTGAGTCGGGATCACTTTGCTGTCTTTATTGGCATTTTCATTCAGCAGTGCAGGGTTGCTCTGCTCAATCAGACCACGGATCTCATGATTCAGTCGACCGCGCAGCTCGCGTGCAACATCCCGACCGTGACGATATTCAATATAGCTACGTGCCAGCTGGGGATAACGGCCCGCCATCAGCTGATTCTCAACCGCCAGCTGTACCTCTGCAATATCCACCTGCGATCGGGTGGTGAGTTTAGCGCTAACCAGACTGGCAGCGGTTGCGCAGTAATCATCATCATCAATTTTGGCTGCTGTTGCCGCAGCACGAATAGCTGCCTCAATACGCGCTGAATCGAAGACGACCTGACAGCCGTCCCGTTTGATTACCTGAGTTGCCACCGCTGCTCTCCCTGATAAGGAAATCTATATGTAGTTTGTGAGGTGTATAGTAAACGCTATATGTAGTATTTTATCGAATTTAACCGAGGTTTTATTGACCTAAGGCAAGGATCTGCAACCAGCGAAGCAAAGATAAGCGATGGTAAACGTCGTCACTGTTTTTTGACGGTTATGCGACATATTTTGCTATCAAGGTGTGCTGTGGCGGTTGCATTCGACCCAGAGGAATCACTACTATTGCCGGTTGCCGTTGAGCGAAACCCATTTCGCTCTAGTCACTCAGGGATACTGTCAGATGTCGTCTGTCGCTTATAACGAAAAACAGGTCATACGCTGGCTCGGTGCGCGTACCGTCGCCCGTGCGCGCGATCTGGTTGCCAGCGTACAGAATCTCCAGTGGCAAAATACCCTGTTGACGGGGGAAGTGCCGGGGCGTAAGGCTGAACCTTTCAGCGTGATC carries:
- the nrdD gene encoding anaerobic ribonucleoside-triphosphate reductase, translated to MATQVIKRDGCQVVFDSARIEAAIRAAATAAKIDDDDYCATAASLVSAKLTTRSQVDIAEVQLAVENQLMAGRYPQLARSYIEYRHGRDVARELRGRLNHEIRGLIEQSNPALLNENANKDSKVIPTQRDLLAGIVAKHYARQHMLPRDVVSAHERGEIHYHDLDYSPFFPMFNCMLIDLRGMLTHGFKMGNAEIEPPKSISTATAVTAQIIAQVASHIYGGTTINRIDEVLAPFVEASLVKHRATAQQWQVADVEAYALSRTEKECYDAFQSLEYEVNTLHTANGQTPFVTFGFGLGTSWAARLVQQSILRNRIAGLGKNHKTAVFPKLVFAIKEGLNRSAGQPNYDIKQLALECASKRMYPDILNYDQVVKVTGSFKTPMGCRSFLGVYEENGKQIHEGRNNIGVISLNLPRIALEAKGNEERFWTLLDQRLLLAKKALMTRIARLENVKARVAPILYMEGACGVRLKADDSVASIFRHGRASISLGYIGVHETLNALSGGSVHPYDDEQLRAKGLEIVARLRAAVDAWKEETDYGFSLYSTPSENLCDRFCRLDAAEFGVVPGVTDKGYYTNSFHLDVEKKVNPYDKIDFEAGYPPLANGGFICYGEYPNIQHNLKALEDVWDYSYSRVPYYGTNTPIDECYECGYTGEFDCTSKGFTCPKCGNHDSARVSVTRRVCGYLGSPDARPFNAGKQEEVKRRVKHLSNGQLG